The Streptomyces sp. HUAS MG91 sequence CCGTCAAGGACGAGATCGCCCACTCCCGGCAGTCGGCCGTCAGCGGGCTCATGCTCACCTACCCGGTCCACCAGGCCGCCGACATCCTCTCCGTCAAGGCCAATCTGGTCCCCGTCGGCCAGGACCAGCTGCCCCACCTGGAGATCACCCGCACCGTCGCCCGCCGCTTCAACGACCGGTACGGAAACGGCACGGACCTCTTCCCGCGCCCCGAGGCGCTGCTGTCCGAGGCCCCGCTGCTGCTCGGCACCGACGGCACCAAGATGAGCAAGAGCCGGGGCAACGCCATCGCGCTGTCCGCCGACGCCGACGAGACCGCGCGGCTGCTGCGCGGCGCGAAGACCGACGCCGAGCGCCGCATCACGTACGAGCCCGCGACCCGCCCCGAGGTCTCCTCCCTCGTCCTGCTCGCCGCGCTCTGCGAGGGCACCGACCCCCGCCGGGTCGCCGAGGAGCTGGGCGACGGGGGAGGGGCCGCGCTCAAGCGCCGCGTCACCGAAGCGGTGAACACCCGCCTCGCCCCGATCCGGGCCCGCCGCACCGCCTTCGCCCGGGACCCGCAGCTGGTCAGGGACGTGCTGCGGGCCGGCAACGAGCGGGCGGGCGCCCTCGCCGAGCAGACCCTCGACGACGTGCGCGCCGCCATGCGCACCGACTACTGAACAACCGGGCCCGGCTCAGTGCACGACCGGAGTGAAGCTCACCGGCAGCGAGGTCAGTCCCCGCATCCAGATCGACGGCCGCCAGGACAGCTCGGC is a genomic window containing:
- the trpS gene encoding tryptophan--tRNA ligase encodes the protein MTTTLEHPTTDVLGTTAARARSAELEHLVRSDPGRFRVLTGDRPTGRLHLGHYFGTLHNRVRLQDLGVETFVLVPDYQVLTDRDLADHLQEYVAELVLDYLAIGIDPERSTIFAHSAVPALNQLLLPFLSLVSVAELNRNPTVKDEIAHSRQSAVSGLMLTYPVHQAADILSVKANLVPVGQDQLPHLEITRTVARRFNDRYGNGTDLFPRPEALLSEAPLLLGTDGTKMSKSRGNAIALSADADETARLLRGAKTDAERRITYEPATRPEVSSLVLLAALCEGTDPRRVAEELGDGGGAALKRRVTEAVNTRLAPIRARRTAFARDPQLVRDVLRAGNERAGALAEQTLDDVRAAMRTDY